Proteins encoded by one window of Syntrophorhabdaceae bacterium:
- a CDS encoding cold shock domain-containing protein, translated as MAQGTVKWFNDSKGFGFITKDDGTDIFVHHTAIQTKGFKSLTKGEAVRFDVVDGPKGPAASNVIKS; from the coding sequence ATGGCACAAGGAACAGTAAAATGGTTTAATGATTCAAAGGGTTTTGGTTTTATAACAAAGGATGATGGGACAGATATATTTGTTCATCACACAGCTATTCAGACAAAAGGTTTCAAGTCCCTCACCAAAGGCGAGGCAGTGAGATTTGATGTAGTAGATGGCCCTAAAGGCCCTGCAGCATCTAATGTAATCAAAAGCTAA